The following nucleotide sequence is from Nitrospira defluvii.
CCTTGCCGTTTTGAATGTAGATCCCTGTATCGTTCACGATGAGCGTGGCGCCGGTCGCGCTCTTCAGCATGATGCCGCCGGTCGGACCCGGCACGTCGCTGATCACGATCGCATTCTGAGCGGCCGTCTGAATCACCATGTTCGGGCTGACCGGGATGCCCGCCAACCCCAGAGCCGGCACTTCAGCCACACTGCCGTACCAACACCCGCTCCAGATCGGGTAATCCGGATTCCCCTGCTCAAACTCCACCCACACCCCGGAGCCGATCTGCGGCAGCATATACACGCCCATCTGCTTCCCGCCGGCGGGAAAACAGGGCATGGCCCATGAGGTCGGAATCAATCCCGCCACATCCGGCACTTGAACTTGCAGCCGCCCCATCTGCATGGGATCGATATTGTTCAGCACCGTGCCGCGATACTTCCCGTAGTAGGTCTGTGCGTCGTTCATACCGGCACCATCGGCGTCAGGGACACGAGCCCGTTTCGCGTGAGGCGGAAACTTTGTTTGCAGCTTCCGCGCTTGATCGTGGTGGTCACGCTCTCGACGTAATACAACCCGTCGAAGGCGAGCCCTGCGCCGCGCACCCCGACCAATCCCCGCGCCTTCAACAATCGGCCATACCGCGCCACATCGAGCGACCCGCTTCCCGTCACGGCCTCCATGGATTCGCTCGCGGCGTTCAACCCCTCGTTCAGCGCCTGCGGCGCGGAGAGTTTCCCCGTGGCCTTCAGCATCGACAGTTTTGTCACGGGCGGTCCCACCAGCCCCAGCGGCGGCTGGAGCGGATTGATGTCGGGAATCGGTATGGGAATGGGCACCTTTGTCAGCTCGTTGTGAATCATCACGATCGGGAGGTCCTTCTTCGTCGAGTTAAACTGAAAATTGAGCGACTCCACATTGCGATCGAAGTCCATATCGACGTTCAACGCCGGCTGTGGAATGCCGAGTTTGAGCTGGGGTCCGAAATAGGCGGTGTTGGTGCCGGGGACGGGGCCCGGCTCGATGTAAAAGACGTAGCCCGCCTCTTCCGCGAGTTGAAGGATATAGTGGAGATCGGTTCCCTGCTGCGATGGAATCCGCATGGTCGGAATCGGCACGTCGAAGCCGATCGGCGGAATTGCGAGCGGGATCATGCCGAACACGGCATATTTCGCCAGGATCGTCATGACCCGCACATTCACCGGCATCGCGGGGTAGGGCAACCCGTCGAACGACTGCAGGTCCATCACTTTGGTGAGATCCTCGCCGGTGATCGTGAGCGTCGACTCGCCCGGTTTGTCGCCGGAGCTGATTTCCTGATTGGTGATGACCCCGTCCATCAGCACATGGGGAATGAAATTGATGGTCGCCACCAGGATCACGCGCATCAACGGCGTCTGCGTCGCCGCCAGCAGGAATGCCTGCTGCAAGGGCGACTTGTTCTGAATCGTGAACTGCAGTTGGAATCCCCCCGCCGTGCCGGTCGCGCTCGTCACCTGCACTTCAGTC
It contains:
- a CDS encoding phage baseplate assembly protein V, whose translation is MNDAQTYYGKYRGTVLNNIDPMQMGRLQVQVPDVAGLIPTSWAMPCFPAGGKQMGVYMLPQIGSGVWVEFEQGNPDYPIWSGCWYGSVAEVPALGLAGIPVSPNMVIQTAAQNAIVISDVPGPTGGIMLKSATGATLIVNDTGIYIQNGKGAMVTLVGPAVTINNGALTII